The nucleotide window GGAACCGAGATCTCTGGGAGATTGTTCCATCCGTTAAAAACGTCGAAGATCGGTTTAACAGGAACTACAGGTATACTTGGGTGTTTTTGAATGACGAGCCATTTACGGAAGAATTTAAGACAGTTTTGCAGAATATTGTTAGCGGCGAAGCTATTTTTGAGCAAGTTCCAAAGGAGCACTGGTCGTACCCTGACTGGATCGATCAGGCCAAGGCTGCTAGAGTAAGAGAGGAAATGAGGGAGAAGTCTATTATCTACGGCGATTCAGAAACGTACAGACACATGTGTCGTTTTGAGTCAGGCTTTTTTTGGAGACACCCAGCATTAAAAAACTTTGACTGGTACTGGCGTGTCGAGCCTAGCACTAAGCTATTCTGTGATATCGATTACGATGTCTTCAGATGGATGCAAGACAATGATAAGGCTTACGGGTTTACTATCTCAATACACGAGTATGAAGCAACAATTCCTACGCTATGGGAAGCTACCAAAGAATTTATAGAGTTACACCCAGAGTACATTGCTCCAAACAATATGATGGACTTTATCTCTGACAATAAAGGTAAAACGTACAATCTTTGCCACTTCTGGTCCAACTTTGAAATTGCTTCATTAAACTTCTGGAGATCGCCGGCTTATACTGACTATTTTGAGTTTTTGGATCAGAAAGGAGGTTTCTTCTATGAACGTTGGGGAGATGCTCCAGTTCACTCCATTGCAGTATCTTTGTTTTTACCAAAAGATAAAGTTCACTTTTTTGATGACATCGGATACTTCCACAATCCCTACTCACACTGTCCAATTAAACAAGATGTCTGGACAAAAGGGAAGTGTTCTTGTAATCAACAAGATGATTTCACATTCCAAGGCTACTCATGCGGTCATAAATACTACGAAGCAAATAACATGAAGAAGCCTGCTGGATATGAGAAGTTCCAATAGTCCCGTACGTAATGTTATAAAATTCtggtttcttttttttagAATTATACAAAGAATATAATTAAATTACCAGTTTAAACGTATATACAGTGTAAAAAATAATCCCATGTTGAATCATAAAAAACAGCAGAGGTATCGCCCTGGTCCCGGTGATCCGGCTGTACCGCCGCAGCTCGCCGACTTTCACGGGAAAACTTCCGATGAGGTATTGAAAGAATTGAACAAAATGCCATTTTTTATGACAAAGTTAGATGACGCTGGATCAGATAATGTTGAACTAGAGGCCTTAAAAGCCCTTGCATATGAGGGTGAACCTGATGAAGTGGCTGAAAATTTTAAAAGTCAAGGAAATGATTTGTATAAGGCAAAACGTTTTAAAGATGCCCGAATCATGTATACTAAGGCGATAAATGTTAAGCCAGAAGACAAAAATCTGATATACATGCTGTATTTGAACCGTGCCGCATGTGAATTAGAATTGAAAAATTATAGAAGAAGCATTAATGATTGTAAAACTGCGCTAGAATCGAATCCCAACTCTCCGAAGG belongs to Eremothecium sinecaudum strain ATCC 58844 chromosome IV, complete sequence and includes:
- a CDS encoding glycosyltransferase family 15 protein (Syntenic homolog of Ashbya gossypii AGL267C; Syntenic homolog of Saccharomyces cerevisiae YDR483W (KRE2) and YPL053C (KTR6)), with amino-acid sequence MTLQISKKIIRLAIIASIVMLMLMYNRVPVNDYLSDRVKNISGTVTDKVADYMGAPPVTDIKSNHSLAFDQQDNGHSSDTYLQDARVKACFVSLVRNRDLWEIVPSVKNVEDRFNRNYRYTWVFLNDEPFTEEFKTVLQNIVSGEAIFEQVPKEHWSYPDWIDQAKAARVREEMREKSIIYGDSETYRHMCRFESGFFWRHPALKNFDWYWRVEPSTKLFCDIDYDVFRWMQDNDKAYGFTISIHEYEATIPTLWEATKEFIELHPEYIAPNNMMDFISDNKGKTYNLCHFWSNFEIASLNFWRSPAYTDYFEFLDQKGGFFYERWGDAPVHSIAVSLFLPKDKVHFFDDIGYFHNPYSHCPIKQDVWTKGKCSCNQQDDFTFQGYSCGHKYYEANNMKKPAGYEKFQ